GACGATGACCGGAATCAGCGCGATCGAAAGCACCCCGGCCGTGATGTCGAGCCACAGGAACTGCCGGTGCCCCGGGTCGGACCATCGCCCGACGATCGTCATCACCACGAGTACGCCGAGCGACACGGTCGCGATCAGGTCGACCCGCTTCGACGGCTTCGGTGGCGTGCACAACTCCTCCATGCCGCCGAGAGTAGGCGCCACCACCCTCGTTCCACCACCGACCAAAGTCGAAGCTACAACTGCGCGGCCCGGTAGAACCCCCGGATGTGCGCGGCCACCAACTCACCAGCCCGCTCCGCCTCGCCACCGCGTACCGCGTCGAGGATCTCCCGGTGCTCGGCCCGTAGACCAACCGCCGTCGCTTCCCAGTCCGGCAGGTTGGGTACGGCCGCCAGCACGTACTCGTGAATCGCCGACCGCAACGACGTCATCACCGCGGCGATCAGCACATTCCCAGCCAGGCCTGCCAGCGCGACATGGAACTCCGCGTCGAGCAGATGGAACTCCTCCGGTGACAGCTCGGTGTTGTCCATCCGGTCGAGCAGCTCTTCGGCAACCTTGAGCTCATCCGCGGCGAGCTCCCGCCCGGCCGCCTCCCGCGCCGACCACGACTCCAGCAGCAACCGGGTCTGCACGACATCACCCATCGGCAGGTGGTTGGTTGCCAGGTGCAACCTCAGCACCGCGGTCAGTGGTGAGACGGGCTCGGCCACGATCACCGCGCCAGCATCCGGCCCGGAGCCGGTCGCGGTTCGTACCACGCCCATCGCCTCCAGTACCCGGACTGCCTCCCGCACCGACGGCCGGCTGATCCCGAGCTGCTCCGCCAGCACCCGTTCGCCGGGTAACCGCTCCCCGATCCGCAACCGGCCGGCGGCCAGATCCCCTTCGACCCGATGCAGGACCAGCTCGTAGTTCTTCACGCGGACAACTGTAGCTGTGTGGTCGGACCACAGGGTAGGGTGTGGTCCGACCACACGAAGCCGGGAGTTGTGATGACCGATCGCCAGATGCCCAAATGGTCCGAGCTGAAGCCGCTGCTGCGGCCGAAGCCGGTCACGGTGAACCCGACCGAGCGGCGGCTGGACAAGGCGCTGACGATCGCCGACCTGCGCGCGATCGCGAAACGCCGGACGCCGCGCTCGGTGTTCGACTACACCGACGGCGCCGCCGAGGCCGAGATCAGCCTGCGCCGGGCCCGGCGGCTGTTCGCCGAGATGGAGCTGCAGCCGTCGATCCTGCGGGACGTGTCGGCGATCGACCTCGGCACCTCGATCCTGGGCAGTCGCTCCGAGCTGCCGTTCGCGTTCGCGCCGACCGGTTTCACCCGGATGATGAACCACGAGGGCGAGAGCGCGGTGGTGAAGGTCGCGGCGGACGCCGGCATCCCGTACGCGCTGTCCACGATGGGCACCACCTCGATCGAGGACGTCGCCGCCGCCGCGCCGGACGCGCGCAAGTGGTTCCAGCTGTACGTGTGGAAGGACCGCGACGCCGGCGAGGACCTGGTCAAGCGCTCCGCCGCCGCCGGGTACGAAGCACTGATGCTGACCGTCGACGTACCGGTCGCCGGCGCCCGGCTCCGCGATGTCCGCAACGGGTTCACGATCCCGCCTTCGCTCACCGCGAAGACGGTGCTGGACGCGTCGATGCACCCCGCCTGGTGGGCCAACCTGCTGACGACCCGGCCGCTGACGTTCGCGTCGCTGTCCAGCTGGGACGGCACGGTCGCCGAGCTGCTCGACAAGCTGTTCGACCCGACGATGACGATCGACGACCTGAACTGGCTGCGGTCGATCTGGGACGGCCCGCTGATCGTGAAGGGCATCCAGACCGTCGAGGACGCCCGCCGCGTGGTCGACGCCGGCGCGGACGCGGTCGTGCTGTCCAACCACGGCGGCCGCCAGCTGGACCGCGCGCCGACACCGCTGCGGATCCTCCCGGACGTACGCAAGGCGGTCGGTGGCGACGCGGAGATCTACCTCGACACCGGCATCATGTCCGGCGCGGACATCGTCGCCGCGATCGCCCTCGGCGCGGACGCCTGCCTGGTCGGCCGCGCGTACCTGTACGGCCTGATGGCCGGCGGCCGGCGCGGCGTTGCCCGCGCCGCCGAAATCCTGACCAAGGAGGTCCGCCGCACGATGGCCCTACTCGGCGTCTCCAGCGTCGCCGACCTGAACCCGTCCCACGTCCGCCTGCCCTGACAACACCGGCACGGTCAGCTGGAAGGTCGATCCGGCACCGAGCGCGGTCCGTAGTACCAGGTCGCCACCGTGCGCCCGTGCGATGGACCGCGCGATCGCCAGACCCAGCCCGGTACTCGCGCCGGTCGCGTGATTGCGCGATCGATCCGCGCGGTAGAACCGGTCGAAGACGCGACCGGCCTGCTCCTCGGTGAGACCCTGACCACGGTCCTCGATCTCCAGTACGGCCTGCCCGTCCGACGTACCGACGCCGACCCGGACCGGGCTACCGGGCGGCGTGTGCGCGACCGCGTTGCCGACCAGGTTGGTGACGACCTGCCGCAGCCGGTCCTCGTCGCCGAGCACCGCGGCGGGACCGGGTACGCCGCCGTCTCCGAGGCCGGTCAGCGTGACCGGCCTGGACGGGTCGAGTGCCCGCAGGTCGTGCCGCGCGTCGTTGGCGATCGTGCGCAGATCCATCGGGGTTCGGTCGAGCTGGCCGTCGGGCGCCTCGTCGAGCTGCGCGAGCAGCAGCAGGTCCTCGGTCAGTCCGGTCAGCCGCGTGGCCTCGCGGTCGATCCGGCTCATCGCCTCATCGGCATCGGATCCGCCCATCCGGTACAGCTCGGTCGATCCCTTGATCCCGACCAGTGGCGTACGCAGCTCATGGCTGACGTCGGACAGGAACGTACGCATCCGCGTCTCGGCCGCCGCTCGATCAGTGAAGGCTTGCTCCAGCTGGCCGAGCATCGTGTTCAGTGAGGTCGCCAGGTGGCCGATCTCGGTTCGCGGCGCGGCGATGCCCGGTACACGTCTCGTCAGGTCACCTTCGGCGATCGCGGCCGCGGTGTGCTCGATCCGGCGAAGTGGCCGCAGGCCGCGTCCGAGCGCCCACCAGCCGACGGCGGTCAACAGGACGAGCAGCGCGGCACCGGTGATCAGGCTGCTGGTCCGCAGTTGGGTGATGGTCGCGTCGGCATCAGTGAGTGGCGCCGCGGCGACCACAGTGCCACTCCAGCCGACCCCTCGCCTCGCTAGTGCCCGCCACCGGCCCGGTCCGTTGGCCGCGGGCAGAGCTACCGCGGAGCCATCCGTCGGTAACTTCCGAAGCTCAGCGTCGGTAGGAAAGGAGGCGGCGGCAACGCGGGACGAGCGGAGCATCCCGATGATCGATCCGTTCGCGTCCAGGTACGCCAGGTAGGGTGCGCCGATCAGGTCGAGCGCGGGGTCGATCAGCTGTGGCCGCTCGGGTTGGTTCGGCTGCGGACCGCCCGGCGACACCTGCGCGATGATCTCGGTGAACGACCGCAACTGACTGTCGAGCCGGTTCAGCTGATAGCGCTCCAGCTGGTGCGACACGACCGCGCTGATGAGGCTGAGCCCGGCGAGCAGCAACCCGGTGGTCAGTAGCAGCAGCCGGGCGCGCAGTGACAGCTTCCTCATGGCTTGGGGGCCCTGAGCACGTAACCGACGCCGTGCACGGTGTGGATCAGCTTCGGCTCCGCGTCGTCGACCTTGCGCCGCAGGTACGAGATGTACGTGTCCACGATGCTGGTGTCTCCGTTGAAGTCATAGCGCCACACCTGCTCAAGGATCTGCGCTTTGGACACGACGCGTCCGGCGTTCTCCATCAGGTACCGGAGCAGGCGGAACTCGGTGGGGGAGACCCGGAGCGGGCTACCGTCCCGCGTCAGCTGGTGGCCTTCGGCATCAAGTGCGAGACGGCCTGCGGTCAGTACGTCGCTGTGCCGGCCTGTCGTACGCCGCAGCACCGCACGGATGCGCGCGATCAGCTCCTCGAGGTCGAACGGCTTGGTCACGTAGTCGTCCGCGCCGAGTGACAACCCGTGGAT
The genomic region above belongs to Kribbella solani and contains:
- a CDS encoding FCD domain-containing protein, encoding MKNYELVLHRVEGDLAAGRLRIGERLPGERVLAEQLGISRPSVREAVRVLEAMGVVRTATGSGPDAGAVIVAEPVSPLTAVLRLHLATNHLPMGDVVQTRLLLESWSAREAAGRELAADELKVAEELLDRMDNTELSPEEFHLLDAEFHVALAGLAGNVLIAAVMTSLRSAIHEYVLAAVPNLPDWEATAVGLRAEHREILDAVRGGEAERAGELVAAHIRGFYRAAQL
- a CDS encoding alpha-hydroxy acid oxidase; the protein is MTDRQMPKWSELKPLLRPKPVTVNPTERRLDKALTIADLRAIAKRRTPRSVFDYTDGAAEAEISLRRARRLFAEMELQPSILRDVSAIDLGTSILGSRSELPFAFAPTGFTRMMNHEGESAVVKVAADAGIPYALSTMGTTSIEDVAAAAPDARKWFQLYVWKDRDAGEDLVKRSAAAGYEALMLTVDVPVAGARLRDVRNGFTIPPSLTAKTVLDASMHPAWWANLLTTRPLTFASLSSWDGTVAELLDKLFDPTMTIDDLNWLRSIWDGPLIVKGIQTVEDARRVVDAGADAVVLSNHGGRQLDRAPTPLRILPDVRKAVGGDAEIYLDTGIMSGADIVAAIALGADACLVGRAYLYGLMAGGRRGVARAAEILTKEVRRTMALLGVSSVADLNPSHVRLP
- a CDS encoding sensor histidine kinase; its protein translation is MRKLSLRARLLLLTTGLLLAGLSLISAVVSHQLERYQLNRLDSQLRSFTEIIAQVSPGGPQPNQPERPQLIDPALDLIGAPYLAYLDANGSIIGMLRSSRVAAASFPTDAELRKLPTDGSAVALPAANGPGRWRALARRGVGWSGTVVAAAPLTDADATITQLRTSSLITGAALLVLLTAVGWWALGRGLRPLRRIEHTAAAIAEGDLTRRVPGIAAPRTEIGHLATSLNTMLGQLEQAFTDRAAAETRMRTFLSDVSHELRTPLVGIKGSTELYRMGGSDADEAMSRIDREATRLTGLTEDLLLLAQLDEAPDGQLDRTPMDLRTIANDARHDLRALDPSRPVTLTGLGDGGVPGPAAVLGDEDRLRQVVTNLVGNAVAHTPPGSPVRVGVGTSDGQAVLEIEDRGQGLTEEQAGRVFDRFYRADRSRNHATGASTGLGLAIARSIARAHGGDLVLRTALGAGSTFQLTVPVLSGQADVGRVQVGDAGDAE
- a CDS encoding response regulator transcription factor, which translates into the protein MTRLLVVDDEATVRELLSATLRFAGFEVTSAATATEAVTAAVAEPPDLVLLDVMLPDMDGFDVVRRLRDHGPVPVLFLTARDGQADKIHGLSLGADDYVTKPFDLEELIARIRAVLRRTTGRHSDVLTAGRLALDAEGHQLTRDGSPLRVSPTEFRLLRYLMENAGRVVSKAQILEQVWRYDFNGDTSIVDTYISYLRRKVDDAEPKLIHTVHGVGYVLRAPKP